Genomic segment of Candidatus Bathyarchaeota archaeon:
GCTGAAGCCACTGCCTTATAATATACGCTGTGTATCCTGCTTTCTCATTCCGATACTGCGCTGCCTCCGTCGGGCCTATCCCTAGGACGCAGGCCGGCGCCTTAGAGTCACCTATCACAGCTATCGTATTCGTTAGGGCGTTGTCCACGACCACCCTTATGGTGGGATAGCCCGGCAGGTTGAATTGCCCGCCGGCGGCCCCCAGCTGCGCTATACCGGCTTCGACCATGCCTTCGACGTGGTCGTTGGTTATGAATTTGGACCAGGCGTATGGGTGTAAAGCCATGAAGTCCGGTTCGTAGCCGGCTCCCTCGATGATCGAGATCACACCGGTTACATCGTCGAACGGGTTGTTGGAGGAGCTGCCCCAGTCGTGTCCGGTAACCCCCGTGGCGTTTTCGAGCTCCGCTGCGATTTGTTTGTTCTCCATCCTGGCGAGCTCCTTGGCTGCGTCCTGGACGTGGAGGCGCAGGATGTCGTGGGCTGCCTTCTTCACCGCCTCGTCGCTTAGGGCGACGTGGACCACGTTCTTCCAAAGATTGAAGTCCACGGTCGTATAGGTCTGCGCGGATATCTCAGCTTCGACGAGTTCGGGGACCTTCTCCTGCCCCGTCAGGCTGGTCGCGATGTCGACGCGCATGGTCAGATGGTCCATGCGTATCTCCCGGCAGACCGGCCTGAGCCTGTACTGGGGCCTGGCGAGGCCTAAGACCTCATCCAGGATGACTTGGGCCTCCACGCTTGATATGTCGGTTACGTCGACCAGCTGCCCCTCGAATATCTCGCCGGTGAAGTATTTGTCCTGAACCGGAGAGTAGGAGACCTTCCCCCTCCATAGGGTCTGCTCCATCATTTTCCCTTCCACCCCATCCTATCTCTCGCCTATCCAGATCAGCACTTCGGTGGCCGCCGCTGCCGCATCCTCCATGGCCGTCCCTACGACGGTGTACCAGTTGCCCGGCGTGGTATAATCGAATAGGGTAACCACGCCCGCCGTCGAGGAGACCGCCACGTACTGGCCCTTCTTTATCGCCGTGCCGGACGCCTTCATCACCCTGACGAACCCACGGACCACGCAGCGGACCTCATGCGTCGATGCCTCGCTGTATACGTGATCCTCCAGGGGCACGAAGAACGGGCCCTTCGCCGTGTTCGCAGCCGTT
This window contains:
- a CDS encoding DUF2190 family protein encodes the protein MGEMAAGEVAKEEGLVVEKFTVKANQDITKGKIVWNDGNGVLTAANTAKGPFFVPLEDHVYSEASTHEVRCVVRGFVRVMKASGTAIKKGQYVAVSSTAGVVTLFDYTTPGNWYTVVGTAMEDAAAAATEVLIWIGER